The Aulosira sp. FACHB-615 genome contains the following window.
AAAATAAATAGATTTTGCGCGTAAATACTGAGCTTATCAGGTTGTTGTATGGTTATTATGTAGCCAATCGTATAGCACCTGCTACTTAAGTTAGTAGGATAAATTTTAAAGCTAAATGACTACTCAAAACTCCTTGGCTATTAACCAGCCAGAGGTAGGGCAGTTTATCCGTGAACTGCGGCTTTTGGCTGGATTAACACAAGAACAACTCGCCGATAAATTACGTGTCAAATATAGCACCATAAATCGTTGGGAAAATGGACATTATAAACCCTCACCACTAGCAATGGAGAAGATTGAGGGGATGTTAAAAGATATGGGGACTCAAGGGCAGAATTTGTTGACTAAGTATTTGCCTAATTAGTTTTTAGCTCATT
Protein-coding sequences here:
- a CDS encoding helix-turn-helix transcriptional regulator, which produces MTTQNSLAINQPEVGQFIRELRLLAGLTQEQLADKLRVKYSTINRWENGHYKPSPLAMEKIEGMLKDMGTQGQNLLTKYLPN